A portion of the Kribbella jejuensis genome contains these proteins:
- a CDS encoding 2-phosphosulfolactate phosphatase, which yields MTSPYAQAGFGVGFDWGPVGAEVVAGDIVAVVDVLSFTTAVTVAVDRGIDVYPYRWRDETAVAYAEEYGATLAVGRSAAGPGEVSLSPASIRSVTGITRLVLPSPNGSTIAKQLSDSGATVIAVSLRNRRAAADWVRNQIRGGDGGRRPKVVAIAAGERWRDGSLRPAVEDLWGAGGFLSALRSDDLSPEARAAVAAYEAVADELPKYLHECAGGREITQYGFQDDVVIAAEVDASDVVPVLVDGRLFRST from the coding sequence GTGACCAGCCCATACGCACAGGCCGGATTCGGTGTCGGGTTCGACTGGGGTCCGGTCGGCGCCGAGGTGGTTGCCGGTGACATCGTCGCGGTCGTCGACGTGCTGTCGTTCACGACTGCCGTGACTGTCGCGGTGGATCGCGGCATCGACGTATACCCGTACCGGTGGCGCGACGAGACCGCGGTCGCGTATGCCGAAGAGTACGGCGCGACGCTGGCGGTCGGGCGCTCCGCGGCTGGGCCGGGAGAGGTGAGCTTGTCGCCGGCATCGATCCGCAGCGTGACCGGAATCACCAGGCTCGTGCTGCCGTCACCCAACGGCTCGACGATCGCGAAGCAGCTGAGCGACAGCGGCGCCACGGTGATCGCGGTGTCACTGCGTAACCGGCGGGCTGCCGCGGACTGGGTCCGCAACCAGATACGCGGTGGAGACGGTGGCAGGCGGCCGAAGGTCGTTGCGATCGCCGCCGGCGAACGCTGGCGGGACGGCTCGTTGCGTCCCGCCGTCGAGGATCTGTGGGGTGCCGGCGGCTTCCTCAGCGCGCTGCGCAGCGACGATCTCTCCCCGGAGGCGCGGGCGGCAGTGGCGGCGTACGAAGCGGTCGCGGACGAACTGCCGAAATACCTCCACGAGTGCGCCGGCGGTCGGGAGATCACCCAGTACGGCTTCCAAGACGACGTTGTGATCGCAGCCGAGGTGGACGCGAGCGATGTGGTGCCGGTGCTCGTTGACGGTAGACTGTTCCGGTCAACCTGA
- a CDS encoding HNH endonuclease: MSVIVLNASYEPLHTVSIQHAIRMLVREVAVVEEAHGERTIGPFPVPRVLRLVRYVVTHWRYAAGRMKYSKHGVLRRDKFRCAYCGLDNADTMDHVQPRSRGGRTEWLNAVAAHASCNERKGNRTPAEANMPLLWQPWVPTRAELVIDR; this comes from the coding sequence ATGAGCGTCATCGTCCTGAACGCGTCGTACGAACCGCTGCACACCGTCTCGATCCAGCACGCCATCCGGATGCTGGTTCGTGAGGTCGCGGTGGTCGAAGAGGCGCACGGAGAGCGAACCATCGGCCCGTTCCCGGTCCCTCGCGTGCTCCGCCTGGTCCGCTACGTCGTCACCCATTGGCGCTACGCGGCCGGCCGGATGAAGTACAGCAAGCACGGCGTCCTGCGCCGCGACAAGTTCCGCTGCGCGTACTGCGGCCTCGACAACGCCGACACCATGGACCACGTCCAACCCAGGTCCAGAGGCGGCCGCACCGAGTGGCTGAACGCGGTAGCCGCCCATGCCTCCTGCAACGAACGCAAAGGCAACCGGACTCCCGCCGAAGCCAACATGCCCCTCCTCTGGCAACCCTGGGTACCAACCCGCGCCGAGCTCGTCATCGACAGATGA
- a CDS encoding DUF3151 domain-containing protein — protein sequence MELNNLLSGPPETLLPVDPAAAELADGAAPADVAAKYPTSSLAWAVLAEGALADGRTIEGYAYARTGYHRALDLLRRNGWKGHGPVPWEHEPNRGFLRALAALGKAAALIDEKDEAERCATFLRDSSPTAADVLS from the coding sequence ATGGAATTGAACAATCTGCTCTCCGGTCCACCCGAGACACTACTACCGGTCGACCCGGCCGCGGCGGAACTCGCCGACGGGGCCGCTCCGGCGGACGTCGCCGCCAAGTACCCGACGTCCTCGCTGGCCTGGGCGGTGCTTGCCGAGGGCGCCCTCGCGGACGGCCGGACCATCGAGGGGTACGCCTACGCGCGGACCGGCTACCACCGTGCGCTCGACCTGCTCCGGCGCAACGGCTGGAAGGGTCATGGCCCGGTCCCGTGGGAGCACGAGCCGAACCGCGGCTTCCTCCGCGCGCTGGCCGCGCTCGGCAAGGCGGCCGCGCTGATCGACGAGAAGGACGAGGCCGAGCGGTGCGCCACGTTCTTGCGCGACAGCTCGCCGACGGCCGCCGACGTACTGAGCTGA
- the fbaA gene encoding class II fructose-bisphosphate aldolase, with translation MPIATPEVYAEMLDKAKQNRFAYPAINVSSSQTLNAAIRGFAEAGSDGIIQVSTGGAEYLSGPTIKNMVSGAVALAAYAHEVAKNYPVNIALHTDHCPKDKLDGFVRPLLEISAERVKRGENPLFQSHMWDGSAVPLTENLEIAKELLAKTAAAKIVLEIEVGVVGGEEDGVANEINEKLYTTVEDGLATVEALGTGENGRYLTALTFGNVHGVYKPGAVKLRPEILAEIQEQVGAKLGKDRPFDLVFHGGSGSTLEEIRAAVDNGVIKMNVDTDTQYAFTRPAAAHMFTNYDGVLKVDGEVGNKKAYDPRAWGKAAEEGMAKRVGEACENLRSTGTSLNA, from the coding sequence ATGCCTATTGCAACCCCTGAGGTCTACGCCGAGATGCTGGACAAGGCCAAGCAGAACCGCTTCGCCTACCCGGCCATCAATGTCAGCTCCTCGCAGACGCTGAACGCCGCGATCCGCGGTTTCGCCGAGGCTGGCTCGGACGGCATCATCCAGGTTTCCACCGGTGGTGCGGAGTACCTGTCCGGTCCGACGATCAAGAACATGGTCTCCGGCGCCGTCGCGCTGGCGGCCTACGCGCACGAGGTCGCCAAGAACTACCCGGTGAACATCGCGCTGCACACCGACCACTGCCCGAAGGACAAGCTGGACGGCTTCGTCCGGCCGCTGCTGGAGATCTCCGCCGAGCGCGTCAAGCGCGGCGAGAACCCGCTGTTCCAGTCGCACATGTGGGACGGCTCCGCGGTGCCGCTGACCGAGAACCTGGAGATCGCCAAGGAGCTGCTGGCCAAGACGGCCGCGGCCAAGATCGTCCTGGAGATCGAGGTCGGCGTGGTCGGTGGCGAGGAGGACGGTGTCGCCAACGAGATCAACGAGAAGCTCTACACCACCGTCGAGGACGGCCTGGCCACGGTCGAGGCGCTCGGCACCGGTGAGAACGGCCGCTATCTGACCGCGCTGACCTTCGGTAACGTGCACGGCGTCTACAAGCCGGGTGCGGTCAAGCTGCGTCCGGAGATCCTGGCCGAGATCCAGGAGCAGGTCGGCGCGAAGCTCGGCAAGGACCGCCCGTTCGACCTGGTCTTCCACGGTGGTTCCGGCTCGACGCTCGAGGAGATCCGGGCCGCGGTCGACAACGGCGTGATCAAGATGAACGTCGACACCGACACGCAGTACGCGTTCACCCGGCCGGCGGCGGCGCACATGTTCACGAACTACGACGGTGTGCTGAAGGTCGACGGCGAGGTCGGCAACAAGAAGGCCTACGACCCGCGGGCGTGGGGCAAGGCGGCCGAAGAGGGCATGGCGAAGCGCGTCGGCGAGGCGTGCGAGAACCTGCGCTCCACCGGTACGTCGCTGAACGCCTGA
- a CDS encoding GntR family transcriptional regulator, which translates to MVATKRAQVRSVLERLIDVELHPGDPIPSERALVDKLNVSRVTVRQAISDLVESGALERVHGKGTFVTGPQVDSQLHLTSFSREMRARGLEPGTVVLSASEIEASDETAKGLRVAKGTKVIRVERLRTADASPMAYEVGYYPSALFPGLLGRELGTLYDVFASEYDVVVTSGEQTVRADNADGHVARVLGVARRAPLLVLERTTFAGRKVVELSWSAYRADRYRLHMALTPRGPRTGSA; encoded by the coding sequence ATGGTGGCGACGAAGCGGGCCCAGGTCCGATCGGTGCTGGAACGGCTGATCGACGTCGAGCTGCATCCCGGGGACCCGATCCCCTCCGAGCGGGCCCTGGTGGACAAGCTGAACGTCTCCCGGGTGACCGTCCGGCAGGCGATCAGCGACCTGGTCGAGTCCGGTGCGCTGGAGCGGGTGCACGGCAAGGGGACCTTCGTCACCGGACCCCAGGTCGACTCCCAGCTGCACCTCACCTCGTTCTCCCGGGAGATGCGGGCCCGCGGGCTCGAACCCGGGACCGTGGTGCTGTCGGCGAGCGAGATCGAGGCCTCCGACGAGACCGCGAAGGGCCTGCGGGTCGCCAAGGGCACGAAGGTGATCCGGGTCGAGCGGCTCCGGACCGCCGACGCGTCGCCGATGGCCTACGAGGTCGGCTACTACCCGTCCGCGCTCTTCCCCGGCCTGCTCGGCCGTGAGCTCGGCACTCTGTACGACGTCTTCGCGAGTGAGTACGACGTTGTCGTCACCTCCGGCGAGCAGACCGTCCGGGCGGACAACGCCGACGGTCATGTCGCCCGGGTGCTCGGCGTGGCCCGGCGGGCACCCCTGCTGGTCCTCGAGCGCACCACGTTCGCCGGCCGCAAGGTCGTCGAGCTGTCCTGGTCGGCGTACCGCGCCGACCGCTACCGGCTGCACATGGCCCTGACCCCGCGCGGCCCGCGAACCGGGTCCGCCTGA
- a CDS encoding MFS transporter, with amino-acid sequence MPALTGRIGAPSNAYTAVLRTPGAWKFYFAAAPAKIGIAMTGLGIVWLVHGSTGSYAAAGTVTGGFAVAEAVAGPQVARLIDRFGQTRMLPVTLLTHAMMMALLIVLTVSNASLWSLVAAAVLAGGSLPQLGAQTGARWAYALRENPLLSSAFALEALSVGVAFMVGPGLVGIVSSSTSPAAGSLLATGLLLAGGFLLAVQRGTAPPPTAPGQHGGSKRLLHKRFVGLVGTNIGIGLFFGSMQVSVTAFAVSRGTPGLAGPLYSITSLVSLIAGFAYGARRWRTAPETQFVIAFIWLAVSCVPLIAVHTPLTAALALTLPGLAIAPFQTLSAVLTESAVDSAVLTQAFTWLNSGGAAGIALGSAFAGWIVDGHSAQYGFLVALAAATTALAMAVTVKVSGR; translated from the coding sequence GTGCCGGCTCTCACCGGACGGATCGGCGCGCCCAGCAACGCCTACACAGCGGTACTGCGGACTCCTGGCGCGTGGAAGTTCTACTTCGCGGCGGCCCCGGCCAAGATCGGGATCGCGATGACGGGCCTCGGCATCGTCTGGCTCGTCCACGGATCGACCGGCTCGTACGCAGCCGCGGGCACCGTCACCGGCGGGTTTGCTGTGGCGGAGGCCGTCGCCGGGCCACAGGTCGCACGGCTGATCGACCGTTTCGGTCAGACCCGCATGCTGCCCGTCACCCTGCTCACGCACGCCATGATGATGGCGCTGCTGATCGTCCTCACTGTCTCCAACGCGTCCCTGTGGTCACTCGTGGCGGCAGCTGTGCTCGCAGGAGGATCACTGCCTCAGCTGGGTGCACAGACAGGAGCTCGCTGGGCATATGCGCTCCGAGAGAATCCACTGCTGTCCTCAGCGTTCGCCCTGGAAGCCCTTAGCGTCGGTGTCGCGTTCATGGTCGGTCCCGGCCTCGTAGGCATCGTCAGCTCGTCCACTAGTCCTGCAGCAGGCTCACTGCTCGCTACAGGTCTACTTCTGGCCGGCGGCTTCCTGCTTGCGGTGCAACGAGGTACGGCGCCACCGCCGACGGCACCCGGTCAACACGGTGGCTCGAAACGACTGCTGCACAAGCGATTCGTCGGCCTGGTCGGTACGAACATCGGCATCGGTCTGTTCTTCGGCAGCATGCAGGTGTCCGTCACAGCCTTCGCGGTCTCCAGGGGTACGCCGGGACTCGCCGGGCCGCTGTACAGCATCACCAGCCTGGTGAGTCTGATCGCGGGATTCGCCTACGGGGCAAGGCGTTGGCGGACGGCTCCGGAGACACAGTTCGTGATCGCGTTCATCTGGTTGGCTGTGAGCTGCGTGCCACTGATCGCCGTACACACGCCACTGACCGCCGCGCTCGCACTGACGCTCCCGGGCTTGGCGATCGCGCCGTTCCAGACATTGTCCGCCGTGCTGACCGAGTCGGCGGTCGACTCCGCTGTACTGACGCAGGCCTTCACCTGGCTCAACTCGGGCGGCGCGGCAGGTATCGCGCTCGGCTCGGCGTTCGCCGGGTGGATCGTCGACGGGCACAGCGCCCAGTACGGCTTCCTGGTCGCGCTCGCTGCCGCAACGACTGCGCTGGCGATGGCCGTGACGGTGAAGGTCAGCGGTAGGTGA
- a CDS encoding type IV toxin-antitoxin system AbiEi family antitoxin domain-containing protein: MASIRGGVFTRADARACGYADVDIDSFLGSGRWRRIRRGTYAAQRSLMLVTDEVLHLRRTYRVLRASGPNVFASHQSAAALHALPVWGLDLTRVHVTAPDGRSGRLRGVHRHIRDPVGPGLQLWNTLRMVSPARAIAEVAATAPPMPAVVLADAALYTGIVDRRALKQAITLLDHGNKRALDVIEQLTGAASIAESRLRQILATAGLPAPSPHPPPDLDQPDPDDVAAEALWFPDERTVVEFEPRFPFYSEEIEPSTEDPPVFEGPHPVEHCWISWTDLDDPATVADRIRTTFSRAARRTGIRHFNQARVR; the protein is encoded by the coding sequence ATGGCGTCGATTCGGGGTGGAGTGTTCACCCGGGCCGACGCGCGTGCCTGCGGGTACGCCGACGTTGATATCGACTCGTTTCTCGGGTCCGGGCGCTGGCGCCGGATCCGGCGGGGGACGTATGCCGCCCAGCGGTCGCTGATGCTGGTGACCGACGAGGTGCTGCACCTTCGGCGGACCTACCGGGTGCTGCGAGCGAGCGGGCCTAATGTGTTCGCCAGCCACCAGTCCGCCGCGGCCCTGCATGCGTTGCCGGTCTGGGGTCTCGACCTGACCCGGGTGCATGTGACAGCGCCCGACGGACGATCCGGCCGGCTGCGCGGCGTGCACCGCCACATCCGCGATCCAGTCGGTCCAGGGCTCCAGCTGTGGAACACGCTGCGGATGGTCTCCCCCGCCCGCGCGATCGCCGAGGTGGCCGCGACCGCACCACCCATGCCCGCGGTCGTCCTCGCCGACGCCGCGCTCTACACCGGCATCGTCGATCGACGCGCACTCAAGCAGGCGATCACATTGCTCGACCACGGCAACAAGCGCGCCCTCGACGTAATCGAGCAGCTCACCGGCGCGGCCTCGATCGCCGAGTCCCGTCTGCGCCAGATCCTCGCGACCGCAGGCCTTCCTGCGCCCAGCCCGCACCCGCCACCCGACCTCGATCAACCGGATCCCGACGACGTCGCGGCCGAGGCACTGTGGTTCCCCGACGAGCGCACGGTGGTCGAGTTCGAGCCGCGTTTCCCCTTCTACAGCGAGGAAATCGAGCCCTCCACCGAGGACCCACCGGTCTTCGAGGGCCCCCATCCCGTGGAGCACTGCTGGATCTCCTGGACCGATCTCGACGACCCGGCGACCGTGGCCGACCGCATCCGAACCACGTTCAGCCGAGCAGCCCGTCGCACCGGAATCCGGCACTTCAACCAGGCCCGCGTGCGCTGA
- a CDS encoding helix-turn-helix transcriptional regulator, whose product MTHSPDSEKGILHPREQARHRSLNRLAPGPQAARFVEWYWIVEWDLDEPYTAEVLPFPAVNVTFEQPGGAFVNGVCTRKFSRELVGRGRAFGVKFWAGGFGAITGLDVGSFRDEVLPLTAVFPDGDRLADLMFEAESDVRRRAVFEAFLRDHLAPPDPSYELVREIVSTMAADRSVARVDEITERFGVPIRTLQRLFRRYVGVGPKWVLRRYRLHDGAELLAQGEVTELAELSAALGYFDQAHFSKEFKQQIGLTPAEYAARAAAERQVTYR is encoded by the coding sequence TTGACCCACTCCCCCGACAGTGAGAAGGGCATCCTGCATCCACGGGAGCAGGCCCGGCACCGCTCGCTCAACCGGCTCGCGCCCGGGCCGCAGGCGGCCCGCTTCGTGGAGTGGTACTGGATCGTCGAATGGGACCTCGACGAGCCGTACACCGCGGAGGTGCTGCCGTTCCCGGCCGTGAACGTGACGTTCGAGCAGCCGGGTGGCGCGTTCGTGAACGGCGTCTGCACGCGGAAGTTCTCCCGGGAGCTCGTGGGGCGGGGCCGGGCGTTCGGGGTGAAGTTCTGGGCCGGTGGGTTCGGGGCGATCACCGGGCTGGACGTCGGCTCGTTCCGGGACGAGGTGCTGCCGTTGACCGCGGTCTTTCCCGACGGCGACCGGCTCGCGGACCTGATGTTCGAGGCCGAGTCCGACGTCCGGCGGCGCGCGGTGTTCGAGGCGTTCCTGCGTGACCACCTCGCTCCGCCGGACCCGTCGTACGAGCTGGTCCGCGAGATCGTGTCGACGATGGCGGCGGACCGTTCGGTTGCCCGCGTCGACGAGATCACCGAGCGTTTCGGCGTACCGATCCGGACGCTGCAGCGGTTGTTCCGGCGGTACGTCGGCGTCGGTCCGAAGTGGGTGCTGCGCCGGTACCGGTTGCACGACGGCGCGGAGCTGCTGGCGCAGGGCGAAGTCACCGAGCTCGCGGAGCTGTCCGCGGCACTCGGCTACTTCGACCAGGCGCACTTCTCGAAGGAATTCAAACAGCAGATCGGGCTGACCCCGGCCGAGTACGCAGCGCGCGCCGCGGCCGAGCGCCAGGTCACCTACCGCTGA